In Rhinoraja longicauda isolate Sanriku21f chromosome 27, sRhiLon1.1, whole genome shotgun sequence, one DNA window encodes the following:
- the kop gene encoding S100P-binding protein — MKEIMDGAQDGIICNLELKIEDNDNASAGSAAAKELRFARCKRGIPPIPHVRAAFKRPRVVEEMHSLPCVKKPRTKSMESLLGWQRSFQSHNWKGDAGAMVAADKGQGTSSRALDESEDLDDSLLELEENEIDGDDLRNLTSEEIDKFLQESDNDIVDNSDSLRFGDALTEHKHRDNSQLSVSLPNISELPKSCLVGDELETTCSGNVLLTDFTVLKLNEEVNQSLESEQRNLNSLCENTELVKSKQPYYLSAIEVAVINPKQNGVDEESERENHEASSSEAEPDVQDKMPRTVLTSSSPNVLNANNKLTLREQNIPEEKADDGRIKEPTSIPGSSKEVIPDLKAVSRHQQSIAESPKAKASRKCTTATTPRVRPETRQQTRLNTIFDEEIERQKHTYFKHVSNHLNENYKNQGSIPELLSLMDEVAIENHFSFQQHPSDLTTRNYMERHRFVETDLHEWARRNGDIPRFGDIAFSLQRDPLP; from the exons ATGAAAGAAATAATGGATGGAGCTCAAGATGGTATAATTTGCAATCTGGAATTGAAGATTGAAGATAATGACAATGCATCCGCTGGTTCTGCTGCAGCGAAAGAATTGCGCTTTGCTCGATGCAAGAGAGGGATTCCACCCATTCCTCACGTACGCGCTGCGTTCAAGCGACCAAGAGTCGTTGAAGAAATGCATTCGTTGCCTTGCGTTAAGAAACCTCGTACTAAAAGCATGGAATCTCTGTTGGGGTGGCAACGTTCTTTTCAGTCCCACAACTGGAAAGGAGATGCTGGTGCAATGGTGGCCGCAGACAAGGGACAGGGCACTTCATCTCGTGCGTTAGATGAGAGCGAAGACCTCGATGATTCCTTGCTGGAGCTGGAGGAAAACGAGATCGATGGGGACGATCTACGTAACCTTACATCTGAGGAAATCGATAAGTTTCTCCAGGAATCAGACAATGACATTGTTGATAATTCTGATTCACTCAGATTTGGCGATGCACTTACTGAGCATAAACATAGGGATAATAGTcagctctctgtgtctctcccaaATATATCAGAGTTGCCCAAAAGCTGCCTTGTTGGTGATGAATTGGAAACAACTTGTTCAGGTAATGTCTTGTTGACAGATTTTACTGTGTTGAAGTTGAACGAAGAGGTTAATCAAAGTCTCGAGTCTGAACAGCGTAATCTTAATTCTCTTTGTGAAAATACTGAATTAGTGAAATCAAAACAGCCTTATTATCTATCGGCTATCGAGGTAGCTGTGATAAACCCTAAGCAAAATGGTGTAGatgaagaaagtgagagggaaaacCACGAAGCAAGCAGCAGTGAAGCAGAACCTGATGTTCAGGATAAGATGCCCAGAACAGTCTTGACGAGCTCTTCACCAAACGTGCTCAACGCCAACAATAAGTTAACGTTGAGAGAGCAAAATATTCCTGAAGAAAAGGCTGATGATGGAAGGATAAAAGAACCCACCAGCATTCCTGGATCGAGTAAAGAAGTAATTCCTGACCTAAAG GCTGTCAGTCGGCATCAGCAGAGTATTGCAGAGTCTCCAAAAGCGAAGGCATCACGGAAATGTACGACAGCTACAACGCCCAGAGTGCGTCCAGAAACAAGACAGCAGACAAG ATTGAATACAATATTTGATGAGGAGATAGAAAGGCAGAAACATACATATTTTAAGCATGTTTCAAACCACTTGAACGAAAATTATAAGAATCAAG GATCGATACCAGAATTACTCTCTTTGATGGATGAGGTGGCGATTGAAAATCACTTCAGTTTTCAGCAGCACCCTTCAGACCTCACAACCAG aaattatatggaACGGCATAGGTTTGTTGAGACTGATCTCCATGAATGGGCAAGAAGGAATGGGGATATTCCCCGTTTTGGTGACATTGCATTTTCTCTCCAGCGTGACCCTCTCCCTTAG